A stretch of Aedes aegypti strain LVP_AGWG chromosome 2, AaegL5.0 Primary Assembly, whole genome shotgun sequence DNA encodes these proteins:
- the LOC110676532 gene encoding uncharacterized protein LOC110676532 — MAEDFSYYVYISLTLIPVYLAFKLIQWMGWELFVNN, encoded by the coding sequence ATGGCAGAAGATTTCAGTTATTATGTGTACATCTCGCTTACGCTGATTCCTGTGTATTTGGCCTTTAAACTGATTCAGTGGATGGGATGGGAACTTTTCGTAAATAACTGA